Proteins from a genomic interval of Clostridium scatologenes:
- the yqeB gene encoding selenium-dependent molybdenum cofactor biosynthesis protein YqeB: MIEDIVIIRGGGDIASGIVQKLYRSGFKVLIAEVEKPTSIRRKVCFSEAIFDGYAIVEGIKSVLVKNIYEIKKAWSEGIVPVIIDPEGKYIDIIEPQIVIDSIIAKKNLGTSMNMAPMTIAVGPGFEAGKDVDIVVETMRGHNLGRLIFSGMAMNNTGVPGKIAGYAKERVIHSPAGGIIENVKEIADIVKAGEVIAYVNGIEVKATIDGVLRGIIRNGSKISKGLKIADIDPRIEEKQNCYTISDKARSIGGAVLEAVLYLKATKTKIFREMTKVV; the protein is encoded by the coding sequence ATGATTGAAGATATTGTTATAATAAGAGGTGGAGGAGATATTGCCTCTGGTATAGTTCAAAAATTATATAGAAGTGGATTCAAGGTTTTAATAGCAGAAGTAGAAAAGCCTACTTCCATTAGAAGAAAAGTGTGTTTTAGTGAGGCTATATTTGATGGTTATGCGATTGTAGAAGGTATAAAATCTGTACTTGTAAAAAATATATATGAAATTAAGAAGGCTTGGTCTGAAGGAATTGTACCTGTTATTATAGATCCAGAAGGCAAATATATAGATATAATAGAACCTCAAATTGTTATAGATTCAATAATAGCAAAGAAGAATTTAGGAACAAGTATGAACATGGCGCCTATGACTATAGCAGTTGGTCCTGGATTTGAAGCTGGAAAAGATGTTGACATAGTTGTAGAGACTATGAGAGGTCATAATTTAGGAAGATTAATATTTAGCGGTATGGCTATGAATAATACTGGTGTACCTGGAAAAATAGCTGGTTATGCAAAGGAAAGAGTGATACACAGTCCGGCTGGTGGTATTATTGAAAATGTAAAGGAAATTGCAGATATAGTTAAAGCTGGAGAAGTTATAGCTTATGTGAACGGAATAGAAGTTAAAGCTACTATTGATGGAGTATTAAGAGGAATAATAAGAAATGGAAGTAAAATTTCTAAAGGGCTTAAAATAGCAGATATTGATCCTAGAATTGAAGAAAAGCAGAATTGTTATACAATTTCTGATAAAGCTAGAAGTATTGGTGGTGCAGTGTTAGAGGCTGTATTGTATTTAAAAGCAACTAAAACCAAGATTTTTAGAGAAATGACTAAGGTAGTATAA
- the mocA gene encoding molybdenum cofactor cytidylyltransferase: MISAIIMASGFGNRMGKNKLLLPYKDKAMVEHIIEKVMACDFYSKILVAKDEEVLNIGIKKGIKVVKNSNAFKGQSESIKLGISVSKEADGYMFFTSDQPLLDVDTIKLLMDVFEKNNNCIVVPIHENRKGSPVIFPRRFIDELKLLQGDNGGKNVINNHANNVITVDVRNEYAMVDIDTWQDYEKITRG; this comes from the coding sequence ATGATTAGTGCTATTATTATGGCATCTGGTTTTGGAAATAGAATGGGTAAAAATAAATTGCTACTGCCGTATAAAGATAAAGCTATGGTTGAACACATTATAGAAAAAGTCATGGCTTGTGATTTTTACAGCAAAATCCTTGTGGCTAAAGATGAAGAAGTATTGAATATAGGTATAAAAAAGGGTATTAAGGTTGTAAAAAATAGCAATGCATTTAAAGGGCAGAGTGAATCCATAAAACTTGGAATAAGTGTATCAAAAGAAGCTGATGGATATATGTTTTTTACATCAGATCAGCCTTTGCTGGATGTTGATACTATAAAGCTTCTAATGGATGTATTTGAAAAAAATAATAATTGTATAGTTGTTCCTATCCATGAAAATAGAAAAGGGAGTCCTGTAATATTTCCAAGAAGGTTTATAGATGAACTTAAATTGCTTCAAGGAGATAATGGCGGGAAGAACGTTATTAATAATCACGCTAACAATGTAATAACTGTAGATGTTAGAAATGAATATGCTATGGTAGATATAGATACCTGGCAGGATTATGAGAAAATTACAAGGGGTTAA
- the yqeC gene encoding selenium cofactor biosynthesis protein YqeC: MNLKDLLNLKKGDVISIVGAGGKTTFMYSLAEELRGENKVLVTTTTKIYMPHNKYYDFVAINKNNFNKYNYEKANGVYLYGSHLNEENKIIGLDTELLKAQLPYFDYVLVEADGSKRKSIKGWKDDEPVISKDTHKTIGILSIDALGKKVNTENIHRLCEFESITNSKENEIITEKQLTSLVFHNKGLFKDAIGEKVLFINKVDGKNELILAKRLAANILENNYNYVDKIIIGSLKNKQCQLVT; the protein is encoded by the coding sequence ATGAATTTAAAGGATTTATTAAACCTAAAAAAAGGTGATGTAATATCCATTGTAGGTGCTGGGGGAAAAACTACATTCATGTATTCTTTAGCAGAAGAATTAAGAGGTGAAAATAAAGTACTTGTAACTACTACTACAAAAATTTATATGCCTCATAACAAATACTATGATTTTGTTGCTATAAATAAAAATAATTTTAACAAGTATAATTATGAAAAAGCTAATGGCGTATATTTGTATGGAAGTCATTTGAATGAAGAAAATAAAATAATTGGATTGGATACTGAGCTTTTAAAAGCTCAGTTACCATATTTTGACTATGTTTTAGTAGAAGCAGATGGTTCTAAGAGAAAATCCATTAAGGGATGGAAAGATGATGAACCTGTAATAAGCAAAGATACTCATAAAACTATAGGCATTTTAAGCATAGATGCCTTAGGTAAAAAAGTAAATACTGAAAATATTCATAGATTATGTGAATTTGAGAGTATAACTAATTCAAAAGAAAATGAAATTATAACTGAAAAGCAGTTAACTTCTTTAGTATTTCATAATAAAGGTTTGTTTAAAGATGCTATAGGAGAGAAAGTTTTATTTATAAATAAGGTAGATGGGAAAAATGAGCTTATTTTAGCAAAAAGGTTAGCAGCTAATATTTTAGAAAACAATTATAACTATGTAGATAAAATTATAATTGGAAGCTTAAAAAATAAGCAATGCCAATTGGTAACTTAG
- a CDS encoding xanthine dehydrogenase family protein molybdopterin-binding subunit encodes MRIVGKGISKIDGMAIATGKPVYTEDLAVKDALVIKILRSPHAFARIKSIDTSKAEKIDGVECVLTYKDVPNVRFTLAGQSYPEPSPYDRLILDEVVRYVGDEVAIVAAVDERTALKAIKLIKVEYEVFEPVLDFEKAEEHESTVHEEDLHCNFDIGMQRDKNIVSRQNMEYGNVESELEKCDVIVEDTYYNQAQAHCMMETYRSFNYIDHAGRLVVISSTQIPFHVRRKLARALNIPSSKIRVIKPRIGGGFGGKQTVAVEIFSAIVTIKTGKPSMIIYDRKETFECTTSRHAMRTRVRLGADKEGYIRAIDIQCLSDTGAYGEHASTVFGLVGQKTLPLYNKTKAVRFMGDVVYTNKTPAGAFRGYGATQGAFAVESTVNKLAEKLNMDPTEIRLKNLIKEGETSLAFEGKILGSSALHRCIKKGKELIGWNEKYPRREISETKVRALGMAVTMQGSGIACIDTASAEVRLNDDGNYTLLIGSTDMGTGSDTILSQMAAEILETSMKKIIVNAADTDISPYDPGSYASSTTYVTGMAVVKAAESLRKQIVEAGAKLLELSPEDVEFDGKNIKAVNGDKIISLEKLAELTVLGTGKPQLVGNATYGSEVSPPPFMAGFAEVEVDKETGKVDVINYVAIADSGTIINPNLARLQVEGGIAQGIGMALYEDIKFNSKGRLETNTFMQYKIPCRKDVGRIIVNFEESYEPTGPFGAKSIGEVVVNTPSPAIAHAVYNAVGVRMTSLPMTPEKVFMAIQGKESK; translated from the coding sequence ATGAGAATAGTTGGTAAAGGTATTTCAAAGATAGATGGAATGGCTATTGCAACAGGTAAGCCTGTTTATACGGAAGATTTAGCGGTAAAAGATGCTTTAGTAATAAAAATACTAAGAAGCCCGCATGCTTTTGCAAGAATAAAATCTATAGATACATCAAAAGCAGAAAAAATAGATGGTGTTGAATGTGTTTTAACCTATAAAGATGTCCCAAATGTGAGATTTACATTAGCTGGACAATCTTATCCAGAACCTTCACCTTATGATCGTTTAATATTGGATGAAGTTGTTAGATATGTAGGAGATGAAGTTGCAATTGTAGCTGCTGTAGACGAAAGGACAGCTTTAAAGGCTATAAAGTTGATAAAAGTTGAATATGAAGTTTTTGAGCCTGTTCTGGATTTTGAAAAAGCAGAAGAACATGAATCAACAGTTCATGAAGAGGATCTTCATTGTAATTTTGACATTGGTATGCAGAGGGATAAAAATATTGTTTCTAGACAAAATATGGAATATGGAAATGTAGAAAGTGAACTTGAAAAGTGTGATGTTATAGTAGAAGATACTTATTATAATCAAGCACAAGCTCATTGCATGATGGAAACTTATCGTTCTTTCAATTATATTGATCATGCAGGAAGACTTGTAGTTATAAGTTCAACACAAATTCCATTCCATGTTAGAAGAAAATTAGCTAGAGCTCTTAACATACCATCAAGTAAAATAAGAGTAATTAAACCAAGAATAGGTGGCGGTTTTGGAGGTAAACAAACTGTTGCAGTAGAAATTTTTTCTGCAATAGTAACTATTAAAACAGGAAAACCATCTATGATAATATATGATAGAAAAGAAACTTTTGAATGTACAACTAGCCGTCATGCTATGAGAACAAGGGTTAGATTAGGTGCAGACAAAGAAGGATATATAAGAGCAATAGATATACAGTGTTTATCAGATACAGGAGCTTATGGTGAGCATGCTTCTACAGTATTTGGACTTGTAGGACAAAAAACACTTCCTTTATATAACAAGACAAAAGCTGTTAGATTTATGGGAGATGTAGTTTATACAAATAAAACTCCAGCAGGAGCATTTAGAGGATATGGAGCAACCCAAGGAGCTTTTGCTGTTGAATCAACAGTTAACAAATTAGCGGAAAAGTTAAATATGGACCCAACAGAAATTAGACTGAAAAATTTAATTAAAGAAGGAGAAACTTCTCTTGCTTTTGAAGGAAAGATTTTAGGAAGTTCAGCTCTTCATAGATGTATAAAAAAAGGTAAAGAGTTAATAGGTTGGAATGAAAAATATCCAAGAAGGGAAATAAGTGAGACTAAAGTAAGAGCTCTTGGTATGGCAGTAACTATGCAGGGATCAGGAATTGCATGTATAGATACTGCATCTGCAGAAGTAAGGTTAAATGATGATGGAAATTATACACTTCTTATAGGTTCTACAGATATGGGAACAGGAAGTGATACAATATTATCACAAATGGCTGCTGAAATTTTAGAAACATCAATGAAAAAAATCATAGTAAATGCAGCAGATACTGATATTTCTCCTTATGACCCAGGTTCTTATGCTTCAAGTACAACTTATGTTACAGGAATGGCTGTAGTAAAAGCAGCAGAATCACTTAGAAAACAGATTGTTGAAGCAGGAGCTAAATTACTTGAATTGTCCCCTGAAGATGTAGAATTTGATGGAAAAAATATAAAAGCTGTTAATGGAGATAAGATTATAAGTTTAGAAAAGTTAGCTGAACTTACGGTTTTAGGCACAGGAAAGCCTCAATTAGTTGGTAACGCTACTTATGGAAGTGAGGTATCGCCTCCACCATTTATGGCAGGTTTTGCAGAAGTAGAAGTAGATAAAGAAACAGGAAAAGTGGATGTAATAAACTATGTAGCAATAGCTGATAGTGGAACTATCATTAATCCAAATTTAGCAAGACTTCAAGTAGAAGGTGGAATTGCTCAAGGAATAGGAATGGCATTATATGAGGATATTAAATTTAACTCAAAGGGAAGACTTGAAACAAATACATTTATGCAGTATAAAATTCCTTGTAGAAAAGATGTAGGGAGAATAATAGTGAATTTTGAAGAAAGTTATGAGCCAACAGGTCCTTTTGGAGCAAAATCCATAGGAGAAGTTGTTGTAAATACTCCATCACCAGCAATTGCACATGCAGTTTATAATGCTGTAGGTGTTAGAATGACATCTCTCCCAATGACACCAGAAAAAGTGTTTATGGCAATACAGGGAAAAGAGAGTAAATAA
- a CDS encoding (2Fe-2S)-binding protein: MQIEIILNNKKVNFQIEKDEFLADTLRKNGILSIRKGCDTTCCGLCTVWIEGKPTLSCSTLSIRVNGKNITTIEGVKEEAEEFAKILVSEGAEQCGFCSPGFIMTVIAMKNELKNPTEEEIIHYLTGNLCRCTGYMGQLRAIKKYLGVA, from the coding sequence GTGCAAATAGAAATTATTTTAAATAATAAAAAAGTTAATTTTCAAATAGAAAAAGATGAATTTTTAGCCGATACTTTAAGAAAAAATGGAATATTAAGTATAAGAAAAGGCTGTGATACAACTTGCTGCGGTCTTTGCACAGTATGGATAGAAGGAAAGCCAACTTTATCCTGTTCAACTTTATCTATAAGAGTTAATGGAAAAAATATTACTACTATAGAAGGAGTAAAAGAAGAAGCAGAGGAATTTGCCAAAATTCTTGTATCAGAAGGCGCTGAACAATGTGGGTTTTGCAGTCCGGGTTTTATAATGACTGTAATTGCTATGAAAAATGAACTTAAAAATCCAACAGAGGAAGAAATAATTCATTACTTAACTGGTAACTTGTGCAGATGTACAGGCTATATGGGTCAGTTAAGAGCAATTAAAAAATATCTGGGGGTAGCATAA
- a CDS encoding FAD binding domain-containing protein, which translates to MFTILDLVQPNTIDEAYKVLVDKKSNTILGGCAFLRMGAKRIGTAVDLSKLNLNYIKEDDEYIEVGAMTTFRDIETSPLFKEYFNGILPKSVSNIIGVQFRNVVTVGATVYSKYGFSDLITALLCLDTEVELYKGKRMSLEEFLERPYEKDILTRIFIKKNNRKAVYGNLRNAISDYPILNVSVSRLEDKWTVVVGARPLHAKIAKGASRELSSGNFSIENVENVANIASEEMHFGSNMRGSAKYRKSMCKVLVKRAIMEVLQCK; encoded by the coding sequence ATGTTTACAATACTAGATTTAGTTCAACCCAATACAATAGATGAAGCATATAAAGTACTTGTAGATAAAAAAAGCAATACCATTCTTGGAGGTTGTGCTTTTTTAAGGATGGGTGCTAAAAGAATAGGTACAGCTGTGGATTTATCAAAGCTTAATTTAAATTATATAAAAGAAGATGATGAATATATAGAAGTGGGAGCTATGACTACCTTTAGAGATATTGAGACAAGCCCCCTATTTAAAGAATACTTTAATGGAATATTACCTAAATCAGTTAGCAATATAATAGGAGTTCAGTTTAGAAATGTAGTAACTGTAGGTGCTACTGTATATTCAAAGTATGGATTTTCTGATTTGATAACAGCATTATTGTGTTTAGATACAGAAGTGGAATTATACAAAGGAAAGAGAATGTCCTTAGAAGAGTTTTTAGAAAGACCTTATGAAAAGGACATTTTAACTAGAATATTTATAAAGAAAAATAACAGAAAAGCTGTTTATGGAAATTTAAGAAATGCTATAAGTGATTATCCTATATTAAATGTATCTGTTTCTAGATTAGAGGATAAATGGACTGTAGTCGTAGGAGCTAGACCTTTACATGCTAAAATTGCAAAAGGAGCATCCCGCGAGTTATCTAGTGGAAATTTCAGCATTGAAAATGTAGAAAATGTGGCAAACATAGCTTCAGAAGAGATGCATTTTGGAAGCAATATGAGAGGTTCAGCAAAGTACAGGAAATCTATGTGCAAGGTTCTTGTAAAAAGAGCGATAATGGAGGTATTACAGTGCAAATAG
- a CDS encoding cupin domain-containing protein has product MQNIDSKLLEDMVRKIITETLTGSANKEEFEKHVDPSGILSVKLNTVKPEKFDTGKEGDKVYLKDLVTLEESPRLGCGLMEMDETCFDWTLTYDEVDYVIEGTLEINIDGRKVVGNKGDIIFIPKNSKIQFSVPNYAKFLYVTYPADWAEQK; this is encoded by the coding sequence ATGCAAAATATTGATTCAAAATTACTTGAAGATATGGTAAGAAAAATAATTACAGAAACTTTAACTGGAAGTGCTAACAAAGAAGAATTTGAAAAACATGTAGATCCAAGTGGAATATTATCAGTAAAATTAAATACAGTTAAGCCAGAAAAGTTCGATACAGGAAAAGAAGGGGATAAAGTTTACCTTAAAGATCTTGTAACTTTAGAGGAAAGTCCAAGGCTTGGATGTGGTCTTATGGAAATGGATGAGACATGTTTTGATTGGACATTAACATATGATGAAGTAGACTATGTTATAGAAGGAACTTTAGAAATTAATATAGATGGAAGAAAAGTCGTAGGTAATAAAGGAGATATAATCTTTATACCTAAAAACTCAAAAATACAATTTTCAGTACCGAATTATGCAAAATTTTTATATGTAACATATCCAGCAGATTGGGCAGAGCAAAAATAA
- the eutH gene encoding ethanolamine utilization protein EutH translates to MQINEIIIYIMVAFMAISAIDKCIGNKFGLGEKFEEGFMAMGSLTVAMVGVICLAPVLANVLKPVVVPLYKALGADPSMFATTLLACDMGGFPLAIQLAETKAAGLFAGAILGSMMGPTIVFTIPVALGIIEKKDHKFLATGVLAGIITIPIGCLIGGLVAGLEIGMILRNLVPIVIFAALIAIGLWKIPEKMINGFNLFGKFVVILITIGLACGIIEKLTGLVIIPGMTPLDDGIKVVGDIAVVLAGAFPMVYVITKVFKKPLMKLGSLLGMNDVAAAGMVATLANNIPMFGMLKDMDDRGKLINVAFAVSAAFVFGDHLGFVAGVAKQMIFPMIVGKLVGGVTAVMLACVIASKSNIVSKNNEDKAASSEAINS, encoded by the coding sequence ATGCAGATAAATGAAATAATTATATATATCATGGTTGCATTTATGGCTATTTCAGCTATAGATAAGTGCATTGGAAACAAATTTGGATTAGGTGAAAAATTTGAAGAAGGTTTTATGGCTATGGGGTCACTTACTGTAGCAATGGTAGGTGTTATATGCTTGGCTCCAGTGCTTGCAAACGTGTTAAAACCAGTGGTAGTTCCGCTCTATAAAGCTCTTGGTGCAGATCCATCTATGTTTGCAACAACATTGCTTGCTTGTGATATGGGAGGATTTCCACTTGCAATTCAGCTTGCGGAAACTAAAGCAGCAGGTTTATTTGCAGGAGCAATACTAGGATCAATGATGGGGCCTACAATAGTATTTACAATTCCAGTAGCACTTGGAATCATAGAGAAAAAAGATCATAAGTTTTTAGCAACAGGTGTGCTTGCAGGTATTATAACAATTCCAATAGGTTGTTTAATAGGTGGTCTTGTGGCAGGACTTGAAATAGGAATGATACTTAGAAATTTAGTACCGATAGTAATTTTTGCAGCACTTATAGCTATAGGACTTTGGAAAATACCAGAAAAAATGATAAATGGATTTAACTTATTTGGAAAATTTGTAGTCATATTAATAACAATAGGACTTGCTTGTGGAATAATAGAAAAGTTAACAGGATTAGTTATAATCCCAGGAATGACTCCATTAGATGATGGAATAAAAGTAGTTGGAGATATTGCAGTAGTATTAGCTGGTGCATTCCCTATGGTTTATGTAATTACAAAAGTGTTTAAAAAGCCACTTATGAAGCTTGGATCACTTCTTGGAATGAATGATGTTGCAGCAGCAGGTATGGTAGCAACTCTTGCAAATAATATTCCTATGTTTGGAATGCTTAAAGATATGGATGACAGAGGTAAGCTTATAAATGTAGCTTTTGCTGTAAGTGCAGCTTTTGTATTTGGTGATCATTTAGGTTTTGTTGCAGGTGTTGCAAAACAAATGATATTTCCAATGATAGTTGGAAAGCTAGTTGGAGGTGTTACAGCAGTGATGTTGGCTTGTGTAATAGCTTCTAAAAGTAACATTGTATCTAAAAATAATGAAGATAAAGCAGCAAGCAGTGAAGCGATAAATTCTTAA
- a CDS encoding EutN/CcmL family microcompartment protein yields the protein MVIGKVIGNVWATRKDEKLNGLKFLVVAPSKTTYEGGMSAFVAVDNVGAGIGETVLVTKGSAAKSSFDIKAVPIDAVIVGIIDSLEVEESLLK from the coding sequence ATGGTCATAGGAAAAGTTATTGGCAATGTATGGGCCACAAGAAAAGATGAAAAGTTAAACGGGTTAAAATTCCTTGTAGTAGCACCATCTAAAACCACGTATGAAGGTGGAATGTCAGCCTTTGTAGCTGTTGATAATGTAGGTGCAGGCATAGGAGAAACTGTTCTTGTAACAAAAGGAAGTGCAGCTAAGTCTTCCTTTGATATAAAAGCAGTACCTATAGATGCAGTAATTGTTGGAATTATTGATAGTCTGGAAGTAGAAGAAAGTTTATTAAAATAA
- the eutD gene encoding ethanolamine utilization phosphate acetyltransferase EutD codes for MRLASLDLEFIVQEALKRIEEKLSVQVEASGRHVHLSREDVELLFGSGYKLTKVKELSQVGQYACKERVTLIGPKGTIKNVVVLGPERENTQIELSLTDALSLGVKAPIRESGNIKGSAPITIATEKYSKDFKEGVIVAKRHIHLCPKDAAFYNVEDKEIVKVKVLSKRPLIFDDVVIRVNENFRTFMHIDYDEANACGFVKGTRAKILK; via the coding sequence ATAAGATTGGCCAGTTTAGATTTGGAATTTATAGTTCAAGAAGCTTTAAAAAGAATTGAAGAAAAGCTTTCTGTACAGGTTGAAGCTTCTGGAAGGCATGTACATCTTTCGAGAGAGGATGTAGAATTACTTTTTGGCTCAGGGTATAAGCTTACAAAAGTAAAAGAGCTGTCTCAAGTAGGACAGTATGCTTGCAAAGAAAGAGTCACACTCATAGGACCTAAAGGTACTATCAAAAATGTAGTGGTTTTAGGTCCAGAAAGAGAAAATACTCAAATAGAACTTTCTCTTACTGATGCACTTTCTTTAGGGGTAAAGGCCCCTATTAGAGAATCTGGAAATATTAAAGGCAGTGCGCCAATTACTATAGCAACAGAAAAGTATTCTAAGGATTTTAAGGAAGGTGTTATAGTAGCTAAGAGACATATACATTTATGTCCTAAGGATGCGGCTTTTTACAATGTAGAGGATAAAGAGATAGTTAAAGTTAAAGTTTTAAGCAAAAGACCTTTAATTTTTGATGATGTTGTTATAAGGGTAAATGAAAACTTCAGAACTTTTATGCACATAGATTATGATGAAGCAAATGCTTGTGGATTTGTAAAGGGAACAAGAGCAAAAATTTTAAAATAG
- a CDS encoding cobalamin adenosyltransferase — protein sequence MVLTEAGVRRELKNLPEGEKNFQIEKGVIVTPSARQYLNDRNVKLVVVDKLTNKNSKVEASNQSEDSGKIFPKYKCFQGGYLEEKPEHMTQLYGNKLVFKDHKKIVLRGKIDSLESKILETQVLSVKLQNEKLALELEEILSFVREILRCEVLEKPLGDINLIGMNEKEIREISHDPKKYFNMEHFFTSYKMGEIVVSINSLRSAVREVEIEAFKAFKNEEGEVSREDIIRALNRLSSCFYVIMFRCLTGKYK from the coding sequence ATGGTACTTACAGAAGCAGGAGTAAGAAGAGAACTTAAAAATTTACCAGAAGGTGAAAAAAATTTTCAAATAGAAAAGGGAGTCATTGTAACTCCGTCTGCAAGACAATATTTGAATGATAGAAATGTCAAGTTAGTAGTAGTTGATAAATTAACTAATAAAAATAGCAAAGTTGAAGCTTCAAATCAAAGTGAAGATTCGGGTAAAATTTTTCCTAAATATAAGTGCTTTCAAGGTGGTTATTTAGAGGAAAAACCTGAACACATGACTCAGCTTTATGGAAACAAATTAGTATTTAAAGATCATAAAAAAATTGTATTAAGAGGAAAAATAGATAGTTTAGAGTCTAAAATATTAGAAACTCAAGTTTTATCAGTAAAACTTCAAAATGAAAAGTTAGCATTGGAATTGGAAGAAATTTTATCTTTTGTAAGAGAGATATTAAGGTGTGAAGTGTTGGAAAAGCCTCTTGGAGATATTAATCTTATAGGAATGAATGAAAAGGAAATTAGAGAAATTTCTCATGATCCTAAAAAGTATTTTAATATGGAACACTTTTTTACAAGCTATAAAATGGGTGAAATTGTAGTTTCAATAAATTCATTAAGAAGTGCCGTTCGTGAGGTGGAAATAGAAGCATTTAAAGCTTTTAAAAATGAAGAGGGAGAGGTATCAAGAGAAGATATCATAAGAGCTCTAAATAGATTAAGCAGCTGCTTTTATGTAATAATGTTTAGATGCCTTACAGGTAAATATAAATAG
- a CDS encoding BMC domain-containing protein — protein sequence MASTNALGMIETKGLVGAIEAADAMVKAANVTLVGKEHVGGGLVTVMVRGDVGAVKAATDAGAAAAERVGELISVHVIPRPHTEVDAILPKVEVQ from the coding sequence ATGGCAAGTACAAATGCATTAGGAATGATTGAAACAAAAGGATTAGTAGGAGCAATAGAAGCAGCAGATGCTATGGTTAAAGCTGCAAATGTTACTTTAGTAGGAAAAGAACATGTAGGGGGCGGACTTGTTACAGTAATGGTAAGAGGAGATGTTGGAGCTGTTAAAGCAGCTACAGATGCTGGTGCAGCAGCTGCAGAAAGAGTTGGAGAATTAATATCAGTTCATGTAATCCCAAGACCACATACAGAAGTAGATGCAATACTTCCAAAAGTAGAAGTTCAATAA